The genomic region CAGTTCCCAGCAGGAGCTTGGGAACACTGGAGCTTTGTCGTCGTCACCTTGTCCACTTTCTCCTCGAGGCAGCGTCGCATGTGTGTTGGTGCAACTGCAAAAAGATTCTTCCTCGACTTCCTGTGAGCAGACGGAGGGAGGTCGAGAGAGGGCTAAGCAGACAAGGgcactgtgggaaaaaaaaaaaaaactttacacAAGCAAAGCTTTGAAGGGCAAAGGTAGCATGTCTGACTACATTTGGTGTGAAAAATGCCTTTTAGTCACAGTGTGAGCGAGCACCTCGGTGAACTTGGAAAGAAGTGAaaggaatatatatatttttttatattgctaTGTTGTGATGACACGAAGAGATCCATGATGTGACATTGACATTTTATAAAGCGACATAACACAAAAAATATGACAGCGGGGAAACCACACAGATATGAAATAGTCTCCCCTTGATGCACCGTAAAACTTTTAATGAGCTCACAAGCAGAGcttcaaagactttttttttttctctccctcatGACAAATCAATGCAGCCTTTTCATATTTGGACAAATTCATGGGGCAGACTCACTAAATTTGTGGCCCCAAAAAATTCTTTTACCTTCACGGATTTAAAAGGCTGAAGATGGTAGCCATTTTGAAGTCCATTTAACATTTATTAAAGAAGCCGTTGGTGACGGCTGGATGGCCTCAGTGGGTTACACCGCTGGCTTTGGCTCAGGCAACACAAGGAACACAAAAGTTCTGTTTTGCAGCATTAAAAATGGAATTGAACAGATGCTGTCTTCCCTAACGTGTCCAGTGTGGCACTGTTGATAATCCTCCTCGGCTCGGTACTGCattcacaaagacacacacactcacgtagTGTCTTTGCTGTCCCCTCAAATATTTTAGTGTTGTTTGCATTTgggatccccccccccaccacgacTCCCCTCCTCATCCCTGCCGCGCTTTTCATTTTTGAACACGTCAGTCAGGTTCTCTCTGAGGACTCACTGGAGAGAGGTAAAGCCAAAGACGTGGGGGACACCAaaaaagaaagagagggagagcgtggaggaagaaaagaaaaaaaaaaaggagttttCAAAGACTTTTAAGTTGCAAGCAGATTGCCGTCGCTGTGCTTGCCAGAGGGGAGAGAGCACCTTTAAGCATACGGGATGAGAAATGATGTGGAGCGACTACAAAAGCAACGTAATACATAAATGAGCAGCGCTCACGTTGACTCTGCAGGGGCAGCTCACCTTCTTTGGGTCGCTGTTGAGGAACATTTGGAAAGTGCACAGGAGGTCAGCACCCAACagcctggaaaaaaagaatttCGGAGAAAGCCTGGCTGCACCGACTGAGATGTCAGCCTTGACATCGGGATTTGCATAGAAATGAAGTACAAAcgaggaccaaaaaaaaaaagaggctataAGCGGACGACATCAAATAGTGACAAAATGTTCCACGTTAAATTAAACTTCATTTTTATCGCATTTCATATTTGGTGCAGCGCGTTCGACTCATCTTCTGGCCGACATTGTATCAACTGAGGCCGCTGTGCGTAAGTGGTTAAGAATGTGGCCTGCAACCTAAAAGCACGGGTTCAATTCCCTACATTGGCAAATGGATACAGTCCATTTCAGACACACCGCACAATCGCACTAAAGTTCACAGCTGCTAAACAAAAAGAAAGTTTACTGTTGTCCATTTCGATTTGAGCTAATTAGCATTTCACAATTGTAGGACGAgccctgaagaaaaaaaaatccttccccGCTGCGTCATTTACAGTCATTGGGCCTAAAGGGAATTGTAATTGGTGATAAAAGCCAATCTAGAACTGTGGAAGCAAACGGGTGCTGCTTTTACAACAGCGGTCCTAAAACCGAGGTCCCTGCACCCATGGGGGTCCGCGAGTCGTAGCTTGGGGGTCGGCAGAATAATTTGAATAATATGATGTTCTATCACTGAGAGAATGTGCAAACCTACTGGGGACTGGAGCGGCAATAAAGCAAATAGGCTATCATAAAACATTTACTACTCCCTACCTTAGCTTAGGGCCAATTAAAAGTGCTGATATGATTGGAATGTATTATCATATGTCTGTTCGTTTGAGGTCTGCATTTTTGGGGAGCAAAAAGCATTAATGGTGGAAtaggcttttctttttttcaagaattggaaaaaaatatgtattttagaGTAATAATTCTCAAAGTGTGGTATGAGTACTATTTCTGGTCTGTGGAAAAAAACAGTGAATTAAATACATCTCAAAAActatatattcatttattttaaatagtatttattttaaatattttttaactttATAGCTATCATTTTATGCTTCTCAAGTACacaattttaacattttactcttataaagtaatttttttttaaacatgtaaaTAAGTAATACACACTAAAGTGACAAAATATTTTGCTGTCGTAATAAAAATTCACTTTTTTGTgctagtagtttttttttcacaaaaggtTTCCTATGGCATTGGGGTATATGTATGTAGTAACTAGCAGCAGGATTCTTCTTaggataaaaaaaacttttgtttcCAAAAGGTCTGGTTTCCAACACAATGGCCTCTGGTTTGTTTTTGCACCACCCACAACTCAAAACATGCAGCTTTTTGTTTGCACTCAGATTGACAGCTGCTCCGACTTTGCGGCGGTATGCCAAAATCAACTATCCTCTCGGGGATGCGGCGTGAAAATCCTGCTCGGTTTGTCCCACACTAGCggctctgtttttgtgtgtgcacgcaGCCAAACAAGCAAGCCGGGGATGTCATCCTTGATCCCGCAGAGGGGCATGATATTACAAATGCTGTTTTGTTCAGGTGAGGAATTCCTAAATGAAAAAGATGCGCCAGTAACACAGGCAGGGATGCTAATGGATCCTCCGCAGGCCTCGTCTTTATCAGCGTTCTCTTTCGAAGGATGCGGGGCAGCTTCACTGCAGTCACTTCATTATGGGGAATGATAATTACGCCCCAGCGGAGGTTTGTTACCTCCAAAGCGTAATGCCTTCTCTCTCGCTGCTTATCGAGTCTAAAATGCCGAACAGagttttctacatttttaataACCGCTAGCTGTGTGAGGAAAGGGTTTATGTATGGTTGACATTTGGatttaggggaaaaaaattctACAAAAAGTCACTTTGTCAAGGGGCAAGGAAGAAAATGATAAATGTTGAATAAAAAGTTGGATAATGGCGAAACATCTTTACATGGTTACGCAGACAACATTAAACCGTATCATGGACAGTAAGCTGCAGTCATTATTAGCAAACTTAGCATAAATATTGCACAAGTATGGCGAGATGTAAATATTGAAATCTTTTTCAAGCATACTCTGAGGATTTGCTTTGCAATGCCGATTAATCGATTCCAAAAAGATTAGTTTGTGACTTGCGTGTTAGTACACTTTTTGGAATTTTGCtctaaagttttttttcttttgacgaCAGGGTTCAAGAAAAATGTGCTGGAAAAAATATTGGCTATGGAAAGACACAGTCGGAAATCacatttgcaaacaagtccccaAAGCAAATGTTGCCTTTTGGCTTAGCAGCTAAATAAAAGAAGGCGTGTCAGGACGCTTAAGCTTTTTTTGGCTTCACtgtaaggttaaaaaaaaaaaaaaaatcaagaggaagaagtacatggcgaaacAATGAGACGTGACGGAAGAGAAGCTCCCTCAAGTCAGTTGACAGCCAACAGAAGCCGAGAGTGGAGTCGCCGCAAAACGCACAAGCAGAGATAATGACCATTAGAGGATAATTGGGCGCTGGGACCAGCCGAAAGTCTTTCAAAACGAGCCGCTGGGACCATCTTCAGACACGCTACGGGCCAAATTATCTCTCCGTAGTCCATAGCGTGTCAATGACAGATTAAACTTCACACTGCATTCATAAACGTGGTGCAGTGATTAATTTAAATATCCCAGAAACAGAAGCAAGTGTCTGACTGACTAATTTCCTGTGCTTGCAATCTACTGCTGCGTGGGCCCTGAAGGAAGTGGAAAGAAATGACCTAAACTTGAATTGCTTGTGAGTCAGATGggtttgtgtttattttcatgGCTTCCTCACAATGCTGGGAGTGGGAGGGGAAGGGGAAACGAGAGGGGGGGATTTTAGTGACTAAATCCAGGTCAGACTGTCCGATTAGCGCCTTGATTTGGGTGGAAACGTTCCAACATATTAATGACGGAAACTTGATTAGCAACACGGTGGAGTAGTGgatagcacatctgcctcactgTTCTATGGTTGGGGTTTGAATCTAGGCTTCCGCCTTTGCATGTTGATTTCAAAAAGAAAAGTCAGAGTTAAGAAAAGTAATATATTTGCCGTGTTTGGATACAATACaagaacacacaaaaaatattatACAATTAAAAACAGTTCACAAGAGCAGTAAAAATGCATCTAGAAGAGCTTCAGTAAAATACGTCATTTCCATCCTGGTTTGATAAACAGAGAACCCTGAGATGgcctcaataaaaaaaagaagagctgAAAATTCAAGTCCCGCACGTCTTCATCATTGAGTGTTATGATAATCAAGTGCATACTGTTTTGTGAACGCTTTCCCGGGAAGAGACGACGTGCCAAATAACAGCAGCGCTTcgacttctcctcctcctcttcgggAGAGCGGCTGAGTTAGAAGGAAGTTAAAGTTTCCGCAATCCTATCTGGGAAAACGTAGGGCGCTTATTACACGGCTCAATTTCCAATTCTGTCACAGGTACGCACGCACATGCTCACACGTGGAATACGAAATTAGGCCGAGGCGAGGAGAGCAATCTCATGTACAGACTGGGTTGATGGAAAAACAAAGACGGGCTGTTACGGAATAGCCGAAGCTCCTTTGTGCAAGACAAACAACAAATGTCCTTTGactgcattatgtgacgtgctGCGCAAACAACAGAGTTGGAGGCGAGGCCGCCGTTTGTGGAAATGGAGTGGCTGGTGCTAAGGCCATTTCAACAAGCCCAGAGTGCTGAGCTATAATTACAGTGAAGCAGTACAATCAGGCGCAGTGTTGAGCGGCTAATCTTTACATGCAGCCTTATAGcctcaattctttttttttttttttcaaccagccTTTTCATCACGCAGCTTTCCTCTCGGCTCATTTCTTTGGAATCGTGGCGGGTCCATTATCTTCATTAGGCTGCATGCTTCCAAGCTTCGCATCAGATATCATGCGGCGCTGTCGCTATGATGCCATGACGACATGCGTCAGACCACTACTTCTTCACTTTTTCCACCTGTATTGCTAAATGTAGATTGGGGACCAAAAATATGTCATAATTGGATCAGGTTGCCGTTATCGTTAGCTATTTTGCTAAGCTAGCCAAAAATATGTCATAATTGGATCAGGTTGCCGTTATCGTTTGCTATTTTGCTAAGCTAGCAAACAATTTCTAGGTTTGCTTTTAAGCTAAGTGCTTGTCGCCACAATTCATGATTACATCTGTGCACTTCAGATCAAACACCCCACATAAAACTGCTAGTATGTTTCTATAGCAACCAACCAAAAGAAATGCACTTTTAGCACAGTTAGCAAAATGGTACACTAGCAAGCCTCATCATACATTGGATGAAATACGTGTTTTCAGCCAGAGAGCAGTTCGTCACtcatttatgatttttttaattatttttttaacagtatGCCTTGAGAGCATTCAACAAACATGCAAATTTAGCATGGTTAGCAAATCAGTCTGACAGGAGAATTTGTGTTTAGCTACGACCGTTAAGAGAATATTGTTTTGGAAAAAGTAAGTAGTATTCACCTTTATTTAGACTCATTAAAATTGATTAACAAGAATTTTgccttttgttattattatgattttacATTAGCCAACGCAGGTAGCAAAAGTGAAGATAGTGTCGTCATGGAGTCGCTTAGTGTTGACTCACTTAAAAACATGCGAGTCAGCCCATAGACAACATAAACACCGATAAACACCTAAATTCCAGGTCCCTTATGACCCAAATACTTCGTTGTTGTGCTGGCGAGGAACCAGActgttatataaaaaaaatatatattaaaaaagcaGCAGCTTTATTGATGACTTTGGAACAAAAAGCCCAGCCTCACTATGACGTTAAGATGTTTAGATATTTGAAATGCAAGCTAAGCAGGATTAATCTGCTCTGGTTCACATAGTTGCATcgatgcaggaaaaaaaagtacagtacaGCGCTTATTCAGGCTTGAGTGCAATAgtagtttaaaaatatatatataaaaaagctTTTCTGTCTATTTGGAAATGGTAAAGACATTTGTTTCCACTGCAAGTCATTGTTTACTAAGATAAAACTGCCTGTTTAGGGATTCACTTCTCAAGCATTGTGCCCTTGGAACGAGTTGGAAGGTTTCTATACGGTTTTGTTTTACATTCACTTGTATGGGATTTGTTTGctttgagacaaaaaaaagcaaaagagaaaaaaaatataaagacagGGTTAAAAAAAGAGCACTTCAGTGTTATGATAATTTTTGaggcacacataaaaacaccaaATACGTGGAGAAAAGTTCACGATTGTCACCTTGAACTCAAAATATCCTTTAAAGATGGGAGGGGACTCAAGCAGAGGTCAAAGGTTTCCCTCGTCGAGCATCTTGTTGACGCCGCTGCAGATCCTTTGCAGGTGAGCTCGATAAACCTCGGAGGGCCCGTAGAGAGCGGCCAGGAAGTCGCAGTCGGCAAAATGATTGAAGACGTGGTTGACGCGCGAGTGGCTCTTGGCCGTCAGGTGACGTTTGATGGCCTGGTGCAGCAGTTCGCGGCAGTCGTTCAACAAGGCGCTCATGACACGGCGGTCAAAGGTGAAGTCGATTTGGTGGAAACTGACCGCCGTCATGGCCAGAGTGTGGACTTTCTTCCTGTGAGACGGCAAGACAAGACTTGGCTGTCAGTCTCCGGTCCTGACACAGGCACTTCACTTGGTTATAAATAGAAAGTGCTGCCTTGTTCTTTTCTTGATCGAACTTTGGAATCCAATAGGATTTATTCTGCCTCCGTGTCTAGATTTAGCTAGTCCAACAGCAGCTTCTGCATGAAGAAGTTAATTTTTCACAGCAAAAGTGCATCTGAAACCGTGGCTCTACTTTCCCACATGGAACAagtgtacttaaaaaaaataaaaatagcgataTAGCACGGGAACAATTAGATATCTTTAGGTGTCCTGACTTGCTGCACAAACAGTTGATTACATTTTGGGTAGGGGGTATGGTTTCCTGTTTGATTAAATGATGAAGTCAGGCAAAAACAGCACAATCCATTCTTTGGCAAGGCTTAACATCCtttcacacaaaataaaataaacaaataagtaTACAGATGAAAATTTACACTGTGGCAGTTGACAGAACTGTTATCTTTGGCTTTCTGTTAAATTTGTGCAATTTACAAAAACGGCAACACAGAACATGCTATCGGTGCTTTTCCTGCTCTATTTACAGATAAATCCACTGGGGTATCGCTAGTGGCTTGCAGATTTTGATAAGGTCTCAAAAGACCAGTTCAAGACCGGGTCAAGATTACGTCTGGAAAAATTGGCTCTTTTGTCATAACTGATTGCACAATAAACCATTTCCATGTTCGggtattttttttgctgcttctgCTTGGCCGTACATTTTGTATCGTCCCTGTTCAATAACCAAAATGGTGACCCAGACTCATAAATGCATTTCTAACTCACCTGAAGTTCTCCACAAGGATCAACTCCTCACCACTGAACTGATTGTTCCTATAAAGCACGCCCAACTTCACAACCATCTTGATCAGGTTCTTGATGATCTTCTGGGACTCTTTACGGTTGCGAGTGTACTCCTTAGTGACCCGGTAGAGCTCGTCCAACACTTCGCTGCTGGTGTCGTCGATGAAAAGGTTAGCCATGCTCTTGGTAGCCATCTTGCTCATTAGTTTCTTTTGTGCCTGGAGGGCCAAGCTTTTTGTGCTGAAAGAGTCCATGGTTGACTCTAGAcgagatgagaaagaaaaatggttactacattttctaaaatgtgATTCGTAAGTTTTTTTAGATGAGTAAATTCCTTTGTAAAGGTTATAGTGCAGTTTAATACTCAACTTTCATCGAAAATCAAATtataagttgttttttttagtgcACAGAAGTGCAGAACATGTTGATTTCCTCCGATAATTcatcttttgtttttaaataagcgCCAAGAACCTTGGATAATGAATGTTGTGTTTTTAGCAAACGGTTGGCAACGGAAAGTGTGTTTCTGCTGAATAAAGTCTGACTGATGCAAAGGCACAATTGAGATGGCTCGAAGTAACAAGAACATGTCGTTTTAACCTTGCTGTTATAAAAATATGCAGAACAAAAGAGTTTTCTAAGTTcactaaaacatttaaaaacacagaATTAGTAGAGAATAATGGTGCCATCTGAAACTAACataaattattaaataataataaaatcaaaaatattttgaaaagcagCTTCTCAATAATTTCCCTCAAAGTcctcaaaaaaaaatccctgaatAGAAACGCGATCATAGCGAAGAAAATCGGAACTGTGTTCCGTGCCAGAAATTGATCTTGACAATTGCAGTGTGAGAGTGAGGCAAATAACACGCCGCATAAAGTGCCCGGCCAAAAATCTTTCGTCTTTATAAGATAATGAGCGgtgacagctttcaaatgagacCCCGCCACCTTCTGGCTCATGGCCTACAAGCTAGTTAGAGAAGAAGGAATCATAATGCATGTGGACGTCTCATCTCCTCGCCGCACTCCGAGGCCTGAGACTTAGCGGGAGACATACGCGTCACTCTTTCTCTATTGCCTGATTTATGTATGATGTGACTTCAGCGATGGTACACACGGCGGCAGCTCAAAAATAGCCAGGCTCGGGAAATTGTGAGGGTCAGTGTGTCTGCCAGCATCCAcagtactcgcccctcccctccctttcctcGCCATCTCCCAAATCAAATGAGTCTGCAGCACTCATCATCCAGGCAGCTGCGACTCAAAAGCGTACAGCCGGTCAGCCCTTCAAGGTTTGTACATTTTGtttgtgaaaaacaaaatgaatgtgtttcccTGTGAACTCCTTCTATAACCCTCACAAATCTCTGCGGATAGTACACGAAAATAAATAGGCAACCAAAAAGACTTTTTCCCCCAAGGGCTTTTCAATGTTAGCACGAAAAGAGAATGAACAAAACAAAGGTGTGGTGGAAATTCTACTGTATGTGGAAGTGTGATACTGACTTCAGTTGGACACAAAATAAATTTATTTTCAGGATCTGGACAATAATCATACCACCACATGACGTTACAAAGCTAACAATTTtacgtcacatgaccaaacccggTAAAGTGAGGTAAACAATAGTGTTCGCAAGGTTAGCTCGTTGACGTTaacttcagtcgacagcaagtagcGGTCCCGCAACAAACGCTCAACATTTCGTTTTTGTGTTGCGGTCCAAAATTCGGAAATGTGCGTGCATTTCAGATACACTGCCGCTAGATGGCAGCAGCGAGCACTACAACATCTGCCCAGTATTTCGCAATTCCAGATATGGCTAAAATGAGTTACAAGCTTGTGCTCACATCAGAAAATCCTGAACTTGACAGGAAATCCTTCGAAGCAAGGCACTGAGGCAAAGTGTTGCAGCTTTGCGTGCAACGCCAAAGACAAGCAGCAAAGGCAAAGAAGCGCAAGAAACATCCTCGGCCTCCCTGGGGCCCAAAATGTAGAACAGGCTCAGATCTAAATATGCCTGATACATCCGTGACATGCGAAATAATATTTTGTGGATGGAAGCAGCAATATTGGAATCATACACAATAATGTCATTCGAAAGCCTCCATGTTTGTACGACGGGCAAATCCTCCGTCCATGACTCATATTACAAAATGAGCGTGTGTGTTTCTAACTCACATGGTTCGTACTAGAAGGTACCGCTTCAGTTTGACTTTCATTCCCTATCTCTCACTGCAATGCCTCTCCAAGAATATCAATAAGACTCCTTGGAGAGTGTCGGAGGATGCTTCCCAGGGAAGAAGGCACGAAGGGaggtgggagggaggggtggggggggggggggggggagatagcTACAGGAAGGCTTGAACGGTATTGCCGGTGGGGTCAGGTGCGACATATCAATTCTCAGCCAGCATGATGTGTTGAATGAGGGGGTCATTCATATACAGTCTCCCGCTGAGCTGAATCAATTTTCAAATCTCTCCTTTCTCTTTGTATGTGGTGTTCAAAGATCATCAAGCACCTCTGCATCAGACAGCACTTGTTACCGGATATCCTACACTGATGCAATGTGTGTGAAACACACAAGGAGGAAGCTCATGCGGTGactaacaaaaagaaaaaaaaaaaaattgctttcatTATATGTGATAAAGTCACCGTCACTCTTCTTCGCTTATTCGGCACACTTAGACTAAGTACGAACCTTATCGGGGAAGATGACTCACCGTGTCCGAAAGCACGATAATGGATCATGTTTGCACAAGATTCACGTTTAAAGAGTCTTCGCCGGGGACCGCCATCACCTAAAGTGTCAACTTGGTGTAGGTTGTTGATGAGGAAAATGAAAAAGGATGAGGAAGGGAGGCACTTTCATAGCCACAAATACAAACACTTACAACCTAAGAGTGTTATATGTCAGGTTGCATCCAATATGGCTTTCACGTCCTTTCATCTATCACCCTATGGCAAGATAATATGAAGACGTcatgggggaggaaaaaaaaacaacaatcccTCATGGGACAAGCGCTCAGAATGATGAAAAGGCTTTTCTGGTGACTTACTGCAGCATGCCTAAGACCAAATTCAGACATCCTATCCACGATGTCCCCGAAAAGTGTATCAACAAAGTCCCAACAAGAGCTCCAGTCTCCATTATGCCATCACAATGGCTCAACAGTGTCCTAATAATGTTTACACTTTATCTCGACGGCGTCGCCACAAGATCTCCACAGCGTCCCCATAATGTTGCTACAGAGCAACCATTAtgtccctggtctccattgtatCCACATTGTCTACACTGTGATGAAACTCGATGCAGTAGATGAGCAAACGGTCCCCATGATTTCTTCACATTATACAAACAAAAATTTTCCTTAGCTTTTGTGGACAACGTCACGGAAGTGATACCTGAGCTCCTCCCACGTGAGGAAGGTTGTTTTGTGATAGTGCAGAAAAACCAGGTCATGGCCCCCGTACAGATAAGGCTGTGAGAAAAGCCGGGCTTACCGGTTAAGTGAGGCAAGACAAGAAAGGGGAAAACCAAAaagcaacaataaaaaaaaaaaaaaaagctcagattTTCAAACAGGCATCTTCTATTTACGTCAGACGTGCTTGCTTGTCATTCAGACATCTCCAGAGGTGACAAAAGGGCAGCTCAAAACCGACCAGCATgaggacaaaataaataaaggttTTCCCTCTTGCCACGACAAACAAGGGATCGAAGGACTTTCCATGACGTTTTGGTGCTACGAGCGATTTGGTTGATGGCAGCAGAAAATGTCACGACTCGCACG from Syngnathus scovelli strain Florida chromosome 10, RoL_Ssco_1.2, whole genome shotgun sequence harbors:
- the tnfaip8l1 gene encoding tumor necrosis factor alpha-induced protein 8-like protein 1 isoform X2, with the protein product MDSFSTKSLALQAQKKLMSKMATKSMANLFIDDTSSEVLDELYRVTKEYTRNRKESQKIIKNLIKMVVKLGVLYRNNQFSGEELILVENFRKKVHTLAMTAVSFHQIDFTFDRRVMSALLNDCRELLHQAIKRHLTAKSHSRVNHVFNHFADCDFLAALYGPSEVYRAHLQRICSGVNKMLDEGNL
- the tnfaip8l1 gene encoding tumor necrosis factor alpha-induced protein 8-like protein 1 isoform X1, producing MIHYRAFGHESTMDSFSTKSLALQAQKKLMSKMATKSMANLFIDDTSSEVLDELYRVTKEYTRNRKESQKIIKNLIKMVVKLGVLYRNNQFSGEELILVENFRKKVHTLAMTAVSFHQIDFTFDRRVMSALLNDCRELLHQAIKRHLTAKSHSRVNHVFNHFADCDFLAALYGPSEVYRAHLQRICSGVNKMLDEGNL